The Drosophila nasuta strain 15112-1781.00 chromosome 2R, ASM2355853v1, whole genome shotgun sequence genome segment gtgtgtgtgtaaactATTCGTTGCATTTTACCGCGTGGCATTGTGGCGATTCCATCAGCCTCACGATTGGGGGGCGACGGCGGCGTAAGAAATGTCAAAGCTGGGCGAGCACAGGCGTGTGCAACTCACCACAATCAGCAGTAGCATCAGCAGCCATAATGCTGTGCCTCCGATGCTGTCGCGCTTCGGCGACTTTCTCGACACCGATACCGCGCTGCAGTCCAACAGCAAGGGCAACAAGAACTCAAACAAAACGATACGTCTGCAGCTGGAATTGTTTGAAACGGATTCGTATCGTTATCCCGAATTCAACTACTCCAAACTGTTGCATCTGGAGAAGGTAAGTTTGACCAACAAACTGCCACCATTCCTTATTAACATTTCGTAATCTTTagaaaaaaaggcaaaaatgcTGAAAGAGAAGGCGGccagcaacaatggcaacaataaTGATCCCTTCGCcgacaacgatgatgatgttgcgCGCATTGCCAAGGAGCTGGAAGCCAAATATGGCAACTCTTATGCACGCGGACGTGGACGTCGCAAGAAGGATGATTTTGTCGACATTGGAATGGGTTACGACGAGTCCGATTCGTTTATCGACAACACCGAGGCGGTAAGCTGCAATTGGATGATTGCTTGCTTGATTATTTTGTCAacgtatttctttttatagtACGATGAAATACTGCCCGAGGAGGTGGAGACTTTGGAGGGTGGTTTCTATATTAATAGCGGCACCTTGGAATTTAAGAATCCCGTCAAAAAAGTCACATACCAGACGCACCGATGCCATCATTAAAATGCCAGAAAGATCACGTAAACGTGTGGTATCCACAAGCTCAGATGATTCCTCGGAAACGTCGGAGTCGTCCAGTGAAAACGAACAGGAAGCTGCGGCCAATAATAAATCTAAAACTAACAACAATgccgacaacgacgacgatgatgacgacgaggAAGCCGAGGaggatgacgacgatgatgatgacaatgATTCAGACAGCGATAGCGAAAGCATTGATGGCTCCGACAGTGACACCGACAGCCTAGAAGATGATGAAGAGAGCGGAAAGTCTGTCAACACGAATGTAAAGAGTAAATTCAAACCTAATACTGTCAAACTGCCCAAATCCAGTGCGGATGCGAAACCAAGAGCGAGCACAGGCAGTAAGAAAACGAGCAGCACCAGCGGCAAACTGAATGTGATTGgctcatcctcatcatcgAATTCACCACGTCCCAATGCCATCGACAACTCAGACACCGAAGAGCAGCGGCAGACGCAGCAAGCTCAAGCTCAATCGCAGGCGCTCAAAAAGGTGGTCAAAACGACAACTGTGAAGGATATGCTAAAGGCGAAACGAGACAGCTTTCTTAAGTCGCAGGGTCAGGTCGATGGACCGTCCAAGAGCGTGGTGAATGGCGAAGTTAAAATTACGACAGCATTGATTGTGGACTCGAGCAGTGAAGACGATGACAGCGACTCTGCCAGCGAGCAAGGCAAAGTCGAAAAGTTATCAAAACCAAACGACAGTAAGTAAAGCAGTTTGGAATCCTATTCAAAGTTGGTTTAACGTAAATTTTCTTGTAGATCAACGAACTGCGGATACTACACTGCCGGCCAGTCTGGATAATGAGATCCTGGGCAACATCAACAGCTTTAAGGAAATGGTCAGAAGCAGAGATTTGTGCGGCAGAAGATTTGATTTTGACAGCAAGCTAACAGCGCTGCTGCTAAAGTGAGTAATTagtaatttttcattatttctaGCTTCACTAATCTGTgtgcacaaatatttgttcTAGAATCTACGAGACACTGCTGTGTTCAGAGCGCAACGAACGGAACATGGTATTTGCCCATCTGGAATACCAGCTGCAACTGcccaaatattttatactgcGTAGAGCGAAGGCGCTGCGCGCCCGAGAGGAGAAAAACAAGACTACAGCTGCATTGGAGAAGCTGCGCAAAGCGGTTGCCGAATTGATGCCCAAGGCCATTGCAAACTACGAGATCGAATTGCATCGATTTGCGGAACTAGCGTAAGCTCAAAATGATTACATAGTTTTGAGATGTTTTTTACTATTCCAAATATTACAGTGCGGCTGATGTCAATTCGGAGCATCCGCCAAAGATGCCTCGTAAAAAGTTCCAGTGGAGCAATGAATTGCGCGAACTGCTTTACGATGTATACCAAGCACGCTGGATATCGTATGCTGTGCTGGGGAAGCGAAAGGATTCGCTGGAGCAATTCATCAATGGGTACCTAAAAGACAAAGTCGTTGATGTGTGGGCCACGGGCTGGATGCGTTACGAGGAATTGCAGCGTGAGATTGAACGACACAAGCACGCAAGCAAAAAGCAGAAAGAGAAGGCAAAGAAGTTGTCACTAACACCAGCAGCGACACCAACCACAATAACCACCACCGCAACTCCAACAGCAACGAGTGTAATTGCCgcaccaccaacaacatcagcagcagcagcagcaacaacacaaggCAACAATTATGCAAAGCAATACGATGAACTGACGCTGATCGAACAGAGTCGGTCGCGTGCCAATTCCGATACGGATTCAGCTACAAGTGCCTCATCAAGTAGTCTCAAACGCAAACTTGAAATGCCTGCCAATGGACAGCAGCAATCAAGAGCGCCCAAGCAGCCGGCAACAGTTAAGCCACCCAAAATCAAGTTCCAAAAACAATTGGAGGCCAAACTGGCACAGATGTCACAAGCGAACAGCATACAAAGCATACAACAACAGACGCAAACGCAACCGCAACCAATTGATTTATTGCAACAGCCCGCTGTCAACAATTACCTGAAGCAATTGGATGATGTGACGGTGACAGCACAGCAGATCGATCGATCGCGTGCCAATTCCGATACAGATTCGGTTGCAAGTGCCTCATCGAATAGCCTGAAACGCAAGTTGGACAAACCCACAACGTCCAAGGTCACAGCTGTTGCAAAGCCGcccaaaaagaagaaacagcagcagcagcaagtttCGCAACAACCTTTGGCGCAGCTCGACAATTTAATGGTACAGCCATCAACCTCGGCGCAGGCAGCGGCAATGAATGCAGCTGTTGTGGCAGCTGCCGCTAGCATGCTGGAGTTGGCATCGCCCACCAAGCAAACGGATCATAGCATCAACAGCATTATGACGGCAGCAAATCTCAATGTGGCGGCCATCAATAGCAATGCACTGCTCAGTGGTGCTGCGGCAGCATTACATTCCACAACGAGCAACGTTGTAGCAGCGTCTAAACCCTTGTCGCATGTCATCAATCTCGACTACTACAAGAGTCCCAGCGAAATACTACAGACATCGCAGCAGCTGGCAGCcaacaaatggcaaacaacgacgacggcgacggcgcCACCGCCTGCTGTTGTGCGTTGCGAGAGCAGCAGCGAATCGGATGGCGTGGAAATCGTGTGTGTTTATCCAGCAGCAGTCAAGGTGATACACTCCAACACTAAGGCACCGCGCTCTAAGGCGAGTCAGAAGAGCAAAGCGACGTCTGTGATTAGCACAACGGGCACTGTGGCTAACGGACTCAATGGGGCGGTGGGAGGCCATCGGCAGCAGGATAAGAAGTTCACTTATGGTcccaccagcaacaacaacaataataacaatggcaGCAGCCCCAAGCTGGGAGCTGGCGTCATACGCTCTTCGTTGCCAACGGCTGCCTACGATTATAGCAATCCACAGATATTGAAAACGCTGTCCGCACTCGAGAAGCAAATGAATTGGTCACAAAATGCACTGCTTAATGCAGCTGCCGCGAATGCTGGAACGAATGCAGCCGCGGGTGCCGGACCAGCAGCTGGTCGTGGGACAACATCGTCGCATCAATGACATTCGCTGAATGCCGCTGCCACACAGCCTCCTCCACCAGGAGCGGTGTCGATGTCGGCATTCTACAATCACGAACAGGCGGTGGCTGCTGCCCTAGTGCTCTCATCGATGAGCGCATCGGGACGCTATGATGCCTACGATGCGCAGCTGGGTCTGTTGAATGGCTCGCTGGCTGCCGCACAGCAGattgcaacatcaacagcagcagcaggagcaacagcgacaacaacactgccacaagtatttttgaagcCTTCCCCGCCGTCgccttcagctgctgctgtcgtcgaTGGAGGTGCAACAAGTGCGCATGCGGCACAGCTGCCCACAAAATATGTTTAGATCTTACACAACTAGTACATAAAGTCCTAAATTTCCTCTGCAGATGCAAGATATATCTCCTAGAGTTGAAGACGACAATGACGTATAGTTTATAGGTTTCATTACAATTAAGTCGAGAGGCCCGTTTTCCTTTCACTACGTTTTGCAATCTCCCCGCTCCCCAATTCCCACTCCTCAAAATTGGCAATATGTACATTATAAATCCCAGCTATAACCAGTTGATCTGTGTGCGTCGCATCACTGCCACCAAAACTCAAgggaaatgtttaaaatgagagagagagagtgaaagaaacctgttcaatatatatatatttacatgtgtgtgtgttgtacaGTACAGTGTatgcaaaaagcaaagaaatgaaaagaaaggGCATGCCAGCTGTCGGTGTTATGCTTCGACtcaaaacaatttgttgagcATGACAGCAAAAATCATCAAGTCCACCAAACTGGAAGAATGAAAAAAGTATCAATCTAGTTGTATCTAGTTATCTATAGTGaaccaatttttattaaataaaagcaaaataagttatatatatataatacaaaaataaaacgtaaaattaatgcaaaattttgaataatcCACACTTTTCTACTTGAAGATGATAAGTATATTGTGATTGGAAACTTTCTCTCTCAACTTAaacttaatttgttttgttaaaatttaatatgttaaaAGTGTGAAGAGACAGGTATGAAAAGTAATGTGTACATTAGTGTTTACTTGATCCAGCGCAGCATTGAGGTGATGCGATTGGCGGCCATCGCAATGGTGGACTGTTGTGCCACCGCAGGTATTAAATGGGACTCTTGCAACTCCTCCGGCTGCTGCGTTGCGCTGCTGTTCACACTCGGCACCGCCTCCCAGTCCAAACGCAGCGAACTCTCATCCTCTGACTCCGATTCGGTGGCCGTCTCAATCCCAATGAGCAGCGAATCCACCGATTTCATCAACGGCGCATTGTTCACATCCAAATGGCCATAACGCCCCAAATCACTGCGCTCCAAATCCAATATGGCCAATATATTCTCCAGCGTATGCTGCTCATTCAACGCACGCAACTTCACCTGCTGTGTGTAGGCCAGATACatgatattgttgttgacgCGACACACTTTGCGCAGAAATTGCTCCTCGTTGAGCAGCTTGCGACAGAAGTCACCATAGGCCAGCTTATGTGGGAGTCGCACATTCAAATAGAAGCTGAGCAGCTGCGTCAATTGGGCCGTATAGGTGAGAGCACCAACGATGCGATAGGCCTCAAAGCGACTTGGGGTAATCTCATTGGCCGTCGCCTTAGGCACATCGTCTTTGTTGTCGGACAACCAGTCCAGATAAGCCGAGTAATCCCCGTTGGCAGGCAACGATGGACCCACAATGCGATACTGCACCTCACTGATGCCGCTGCCATGAAACACCCACTTGCCTCGAATATACGATGTGTTCTTGGCATCCGCCAGTGCTGCAATTGTTTCCGCCTCCTCGCTGCGTTCGGCACACACTTTGCGTTGCTGTTCATCACGGAGTACAACCTCGCTGATGGGGAATATGTAGGTGACAAGCTGCTGTATGTCTCGACGTGCCGTCTGCTTAATGCTATCCAGCAGCCCGAGATGTTGTTGCCGCAGCTTATCGATGCGCATTGAGCGATCGATCACATAGTCCTCAAGCATCTTCACTTTTGTCGGATACTTGGGCAGATTCTTGCGCTTCTCAGCATTCGCCTGACGCAGTTCATCGCGCTGTTCGTTCAAACGCTGCAGTCGCTGCGTTGTGCTGCCGAtcagctgttgcagcagctgcagctgctcccGCTTGGCGCGTATGGCAATCATGCGATTCTCGTTGCATTTGTGCTGCTGGATGAGATGTTCGTAGCGACTGCTGTAACTCTTCAGGCCCGCCTGCAGATTGATGTACTTCTGTTGCTTCTCCGTTAGGCTATAAAATACAAACGgaatagttattattgtcaccacatgtgtgtgtttgtgtgttgacCAACCTTTCCGTTCGCTCAGCAGAGCTATGAGTAATGTTGCCATTTTTAACACACGTTCGACAATGCAGCCGACGCTGATGCTTGCAACATAGCGGGCATCGCaatccagctgctgctgttgttgttgtatttactgttgctgctgttgtagctgCTAGTGCTGTATTTACGTTTTTTGGTTGTTTCTTTGTTGTGGCATTATTATTGTAGCCTACAACGCCAACATCACAGACATCGACCACATCTTCGTCGTCATCGTTTTCAGAGACGCTGGATAATTGAAAGTTTTCAGGTGCTTTGGAGCTTTCATCGGAGCTGGAACTGTTTGCCATCACAGTCAAATCATTGCACTTTAATATGCGTAGTCGTTAATTTTCATtgataattgtttttgttattgataCTTTTTCCCTCTTCTGCTCACTAGCTCACTCACTCGTTCGACTAGTGCTGACTAACAAACTAATTTGGTGTTAAGTGTTGTTAGATGTCTCTTACCATTCCAGGGCTGCATTACGATTTGCGCGCCAATTTCGATTTAGTCTAATCGATGGGAATGGCTTTGTAAAAAAGCTGTTGTTTAGagcgcaaaatatatttaatatatgttaaatattctaaaaaaaattataaatatttaaaaaaggcattacactttattttatttaaaaaaattaaaatttatcgTCAGCTGTTTGGTGTGCATTCAAATTTAACGATCGCTTGGAAGTGTTCTCACTCATTGGTCACATTCTCACTCAAGTGATTTCAGTGCGGTGCCAAAATGAgttttttgcttgctgctgatttctgttcgcctggtacTTCGGCCGTTGATTTATCACTTTTTAGCCGTTCGCGACAGCAATCGCgagtccaacaacaacaacaatataattGCTTGTACATTAATCattacaacaactacaacaacaatttgtacaacaacaactaccatGCAAGCACCAATGAGAACATGTGCACGTGTGtcgagcgtgtgtgtgtgcgtttcgCTGAGCTCGCATTTTGCTCGTCAAAAAGTCTGAAATGCCAGTTGAAGTATCAGGCGAACAGAAATTGTAGCAGGCAGCAAATGTTCATTAGCAGCGCAATTGAAATGTGACCGTTGAGTTTAAATATGCTTGAAATGATAGCGACcgtttaaatttgaatttctctATACACAAAATTCggaatttttcttttttcaataaatttcatcCTTTTTaaagccaaataaaaatagtacgaatttatttttagatcatattttttatttttcgcaGAGATTTCGataatcaaatatttcaactAAAATGTTGGTAAAAATGAACAACCGCCGtatgacaaaaataatatataaaaaatttactttttcgATTTTGCAAACGGATTGCACAATTTGGGAACAACTGAGAGACGACCTCCAGCGGGGATCTTCGAATCGTTATCAATGACAAGTAATTTAGTAAGCGATTGGTTGTCTATTCTGCCTATTTAGACCTAGCCTTGCCACCCAACACCTTAAGAGCAGCCTCAGTTACGTCAGGAACGCGGGGCAGTGCGTGCGCCTCCAATGTCTTGGCATATGGCATGGGCACATCGACGCCACAGCAACGCCAGACGGGCGCATCCAGTTCAAAGAACGCCTCATTCTCCATAAAGCGGGCACAGATCTCGGCACCCACACCTGTAAATGAGTACCAcgtattaattttgattacaaATTCGGGTATTTCTATGTGCAAGCTTACCATGTTGTGGCCAGCCATTTTCTACCGTGATCAAATGGTGGGTTTTGCGAACGGAGGCGAAAATAGTATCCATGTCCAGTGGGCGAATGGAACGCAGGTTAATGACCTCAGCTTCGATGCCTAAAAATCagatacaaaattattaattgtgTTGGATTAAATACATTGGGGGACACTAcacaattacaaaatatagatttaaattgtttaagtcCCAATGGTATATGAAATGTTGGTTACCTTTCTTGGCCAGCTCGGCGGCAGTTTGCAGCGCTGTTTCCACAGCTTTGGAATGCGCCACAATGGTAATGTCCTTGCCGGGACGCATGATCTTGGCCTTGCCAATGGGCACTAGGAAATCAACATCCGTGACCTTATCATCCACAGGGAATGCTGTGCCGTACATCAGTTCGTTCTCCAGCACAACAACTGGATCGGGATCACGAATAGCTGATTTGAGCAGACCACGTGCATCCTCCGTGTCGTAGGGCGAGACAACCTTCAGGCCAGGGCAGTGAGCGTACCAGGCGGCAAAGCACTGCGAATGCTGGGCGGCGACACCAGAGGCAGCTCCATTGGGGCCGCGGAACACGATGGGCACATTGACGGCACCGGCGGACATGTAAAATGTCTTGGCAGCCGAATTGATGACCTAATGGAATTCAAATAGATTTTGACAATGATTAATTAATGAGGATTTGTTCCTCGAAACTCGCCACTCGGATTCACGATACCAATTCAAGTTTTGTGCACTcgctttgtttttcttttttattatttgggTTTCGCTCTACTTAATGCCTAGTTTCTGCTTAATAATAAATGCCGGCAATCGTCGTCCCTTCCAGTAGCGTGGCAGTGGCACTTCGTTTGCTTGCCGCAATGTCTCTGCCACATGCTGCTCGGCACTGAAGCTTTCCGCCTGCTTGATCTGAGCGAGCAGTTTGCCCTGGAATGCCTTCTCCTTGCGCATTTCACGACGCTGTCGCACCTTGGCCCACTCGAACTTCATCTTGCGACGCAGCTTCTTTAGCTTATGCTTCTTCATCTTGCGACGACGAATGACAATGAGACGTGCTGCCTCCATTTTGTCGGGTTTACTTTTGTCCAGCGGTGGTGCAATTATTTCTCCCACGCGATCGCGATTCAGTATATCGTTGATCTCCGTTAGCCAGGTGGAGCGTGGACTCTCGATGATGATTTTGTTGCGTGGCAGTTGCAGGTCACCGATGAAGGGCTTTAgcttgtggctgctgctgttgttggtggctGATTTAAGCAAGTTTGCCTGCACATAATTGGATAATATGGGTGGAAATTAGTCATTCAATCGTtcagcattttctttttttgtctataatttttttgttttgctatcTATGAGAATttgttggcagcagcagctcaaacTGATTCTAGACCCATATTATCCCATTACGTTTCAATGAaggcaatttgttgttgattgtggGGAAGAGGCAAACTTGAATTGGTATCGCGGGGCATTTGGCTAATTTACAATACGTTTTCTTTTGGTAATAGAAGTACATGAGATAATATGAGTACAGTACAATGTCGATAAATGCACGTCTTTTACACAAAAAGCTAAATTAAttagtaattaaatatttatctgCAACTTAACAGTTGTTGTGCTTTTAACTTAAACTTGCTTGTTGAGTGATTAAATCGATTGTGCGTTTAACTGCAATGCATTTATCTTGGATGTGCAATATCCGACATTATACTGTAGTTAAGCTACTGCTTGGTAGAAGTGGCATTGTGTTTGTGGTGTGGCAAGTTGATTGTGGCAGGTGGAGGGGGTGGCATGCTACTCACATGATCGATGGCCTGCATGGAAAAGTTAAAGGTCATGAACTCGCAGACGGGACGCAGACCGGCCATCGCAGCGCCAACGGCAATGCCAGCGAAACCCATTTCTGTGATTGGCGTATCGATGATACGCTTGTCTCCATACTTCTTCCACAGTCCACGTGATACctgcaaaaacacaaacaataaTATGATTACTATCACGAATTTACTGAATGAATTTTGATTTACGCGTCTTATCGTTATGTGCGTTATCGCCGTGTAAATCTTCCAAAGTGACCTCTACGCAAAAATTGCTAGTGGCGGAGAGCATAGAACGAGCTGAATCAGCGCAAGCTGTTCCAACTGTTTACTACCCCCGCTATGCTCTTCTTCCATCCCCCTTCTTTACTGCAATCAGCTGTCAGTTGGCAAACTGTCACTTCaggtttgctgctgctgctgcttgctgtttACGTAATCGtcactgctgctgcaaaagtCAATTTGCTTACCTTGTAGGCACCATCATACTGTGCCACCTCCtcgcccagcagcagcacgcGATCATCACGAGCCAGCTCGTCGTCCAAGGCGCTATTGAGTCCATCGCGCACCGTCATCTGCTTGACGGCGGCCAACACTCGTGGGCTGGTGGAGAAGGCTCGTTGAGCGGCACAAGCCGCCTGTGTGAGTCTGGAGCGTAGCATTATTCACTTCTTGTTGTTCGGACCGATTCTTACAATTGTTGCAAACGGGAACTTGCTGTGaagttattcaattaatttcaaacattACCTAATAGCAAAATTGtagaagcaacaaaaaaaaatttaatacacACCGACAGACGACTTTTCGCCCTCAACAGAAATGTCAGAATAGTTTTTCGTCATTTACAGCACTGTTTTTCTTCACGACTATTATCCAACACGCACAGCTGTTGACGCTGGTGCTGCCAACCTGCTGTTCGCATTTTATCGTTCAtcgaaaatgtttaaatatttgattgcGCGGGCATCTCGATATTTATCGACAAATGTTTGCCAAAGCGCGCCCTTAAGTGACATTACAAAAGTTTGGTTTACGCCGTTGCCCAAGGATGCAAAATGGGTTGCTCCACTTCAGATGCACTACATTGAAAATGGGATGAAGAAAGATCGTGATATCGTCAAAATATTCAATGGAGTAatggttgttttgtttaatgtgTCGCGCCAAAAACTCATCTATGTGCGACAGTTTAGGCCAGCAGTGTACCACGGATTAATAACAGGTAACTCATTCGAAATGCCCAAGGGCTGTATTGATTTAGTTAAATATCCACCCGAAATCGCTGTGACATTGGAGCCGTGTGCTGGGGTCGCGGAGATAAACAAGAGTCCTCAGGAATCGGCACGTGTTGAAGTTTTGGAAGAATGTGGCTACGATGTGCCCACGGAAAGTTTGCAGCTTATTTACCAATATCGTTCTGGTGTTGGTGCCTCGAGTGCTGCACAAACGTTATTCTACTGCGAGGTATGCGATGAGCAAAAAGTTAATGCCGGTGGGGGAGTGCATGACGAAGTCATCGAGGTCGTAGATTTATCGATAGAAGAGGCCAAGGAATATGTGAAGACAGGCGCAACGGTTTCAGGCGGTCCTAGCACATTGTTGGCTACGCTCTGGTTTCTCAGCAACAAGGcgtaaatttgaattttcaaattgcagTGTGACCATTAGAGTAGCGTGCATTAAATGTCAAAATGTGAAAGCTTTAAGCTCATTTGTGCTTTCGGGTGTCATCTGTTTTGGTCAGTCGTGTGTTTTGCCGCAATCAGCTGTCAGCTGTAGTCAAAGTggtgtgtgctgtgttgttTCGCGATGGAAAACATTACAAAGGTTTGGCTGGGTCCACTGCCCGCTGATTCACCCTACGTCCAACCGCATCGCATGTACTACGTGCAGAATGGCGTTGAAAAGAACTGGGATTTGCTCAAGGTGCACGACAGCGTTGCCATCATCCTCTATAACACAACACGGCAGAAGCTCGTGCTGGTGAAACAGTTTCGTCCGGCTGTTTATCACGGTGTCATCACCACCGAGCTGGGCACCTTTGACAAGGCCGACCTAAAGGCATTTCCACCCGCCATTGGCGTGACCTTGGAGCTTTGTGCTGGTATTGTGGACAAATCGAAAAGCTGGAGTGAAATTGCTCGCGAGGAAGTGCTGGAAGAATGCGGCTACGATGTTAGCGTTGAGCGCATCGAGCAAGTCATGGTCTACAGGTGAGCGGAGCAGCAGAGAGTTGCCCAGAGAGAGTTGAAAGCAACTCTTAAATGTGTTCCCTCGTTGCAGATCTGGCGTTGGCTCATCGGGTGCCAAGCAAGCGATGTACTACTGTGAGGTGACTGATGCCGATAAAGCCAACAGTGGCGGTGGCGTCGAGGATGAAATGATCGAAGTGGTGGAACTGTCATTGCCCGAGGTCAAGCGTATGGTGCAACAGGGCGCCGTCAACAACAGTCCACCCAGTTGTCTCATGGGCCTCATGTGGTTCTTGGCAAACAAGGCACCAGCTGAGGCAGCCAGCGCTTAACCGCCAATCGCCAACCGCTCAATAACCACCAACAGAGCTGTGTTATCGTTTTATCTGCATTATCCAGTTGATAACACTCGAGCGTAAGAAATGTTGACACACAAAACTTCGTATGCTTTCCAGTTATCTTCTCCCTGCCCATAATCACTACAGTTAACTGGCGCACAGCGTCAACCACAATTAGATTGCCTTTCCGAGtctacacaacaacaaaaaaatacattacGCATAGAGACATACCcactattattatattcttcCACATCTATCGAGAATAAACTGTTCGAAAACAGCGTTGTTTGGAGTCATCGATAGTAAGAAAGGAAGAAGAATTGACAGTGCTTCATTTCATTACAAAGCAAGCATCAATA includes the following:
- the LOC132784267 gene encoding uridine diphosphate glucose pyrophosphatase NUDT14-like; translation: MENITKVWLGPLPADSPYVQPHRMYYVQNGVEKNWDLLKVHDSVAIILYNTTRQKLVLVKQFRPAVYHGVITTELGTFDKADLKAFPPAIGVTLELCAGIVDKSKSWSEIAREEVLEECGYDVSVERIEQVMVYRSGVGSSGAKQAMYYCEVTDADKANSGGGVEDEMIEVVELSLPEVKRMVQQGAVNNSPPSCLMGLMWFLANKAPAEAASA